GCTGGCCTCGGACGAGGCCTCATTCGCCAGCGGCCAGCTGTTCGTGCTGGACGGCGGCCTGACCGCCCATGCGCCCTACGTGCAGGGGCGAAAACAGTGATTTCAATCAACCATCCAGGAGTAAGCTGAATGCCGACCATTCGAATCCAGGCCATCGCCCCCGCAAGCTGCGACATCGGCCGCTTGTTGACCCGCTGCACCGCCGCGGCGGCCGATGCGCTGGGCATCCCCCAGGCTTATTGCTGGGCGATCTTCCAGCCGGTCGCCCCCGGCACCTATGCCGAGGGCGACCGCGTCTGGAGCGCGTCGGAAGCCGGGCGAGCCGCGCCGCTGATCTCGATCACCGCCCTGGAAGGGCGCACGGGCGAACTCAAGGCGGCGGTTTTGCGCGCTACCGCCAATGTGGTCGCCGAAT
The genomic region above belongs to Pseudomonas benzenivorans and contains:
- a CDS encoding tautomerase family protein produces the protein MPTIRIQAIAPASCDIGRLLTRCTAAAADALGIPQAYCWAIFQPVAPGTYAEGDRVWSASEAGRAAPLISITALEGRTGELKAAVLRATANVVAESLAVPLEQVFAEYRDIPKGQAFSGGDIC